The sequence GAGGTGCTGCGGGCCCGGCTCGTCAGCGGCCTGGATCTGGCTCTTCTCCCCGCCGGGACGGCCATGCCGGGAGAGCCTCTCTTCGCCCGCTGAGCGTCGAGCCCTGCCCGGTCCGACGAGCGCTCGGCGCCCAGCACCGTGAGAATTGTCGGGAAAATCGGATGAATCCGACGTACCGGACGACATCGCGAGGTGGTTCCATGCAGAAGCGGATCGTGGCGTCAGAGTTTCTCGGCACCCTGTTGCTGGTGTTCTTCGCCGTGGGGTCCGCGGTGGTCGCCGTCGAATACCTCGGCACGGTGGGCATCGCCCTCACCTTCGGCTTCACCCTCCTCGCGCTGGCCTACGCGCTCGGCCCGATCTCCGGCTGCCACGTCAATCCGGCGGTGACGCTGGGCATGTATATGGCCGGCCGCATCGACATCCGCTCGGCCGCGGAGCGCTGGGTGGCGCAGTTCCTCGGCGCGATCGTCGGATCGGCCCTGCTGTTCCTGCTGGCGAAGCAGATCCCCGGTCTGGAGACCAGCGGCGAGTTCGGTACGAACGGCTACGGCGACCGGTCGGCCGTCGGCATCAACATCGGCGGCGCCTTCCTCGCCGAGGTCGTCCTGACGTTCCTGCTCGTCTACGTGGTCCTGGCGGTGACCCACAAGGTCGCGGTCACCGGCTTCGACGGGCTGCCCATCGGCCTCGCGCTCGCGGCGATCCACCTGGTCGGCATCCCGCTCACCGGCACCTCGGTCAACCCCGCGCGCAGCTTCGGCCCGGCGCTCTTCGCGGGCGGCGCCGCCCTCTCCCAGCTCTGGCTGTTCATCGTCGCGCCGCTGGTCGGCGGAGCGATCGCGGCCTACGCCCACCGGCTCACCCATCCCTTCCCCAACGTCCTGCCCGAGGAGACCGAGGACGCCATCTGAGGACCCGTGGCCCGCACGCGCGCGGGAGCCCGCCGCCCCACGGGGGGCGGCGGGCTCCCTGGCGTACGGGGGAGGGGCGGCTAGCCGTAGACGGGACCGGTGTACTTCTCGCCCGGGCCGTGGCCGGGCTCGTCCGGCACCAGCGAGGCCTCGCGGAAGGCCAGCTGGAGCGACTTCAGGCCGTCGCGCAGCGGCGAGGCGTGGAAGGTGCTGATCTCCGTGGCGCTCGCGTCCAGCAGCCCGGCCAGCGCCTGGACCAGCTTGCGGGCCTCGTCGAGGTCCATGTGCTGCTCGCCCTCCTCGGTGAGGCCGAGCTTCACGGCGGCCGCGCTCATCAGGTTGACGGCGACCGTCACGATCACCTCGACCGCGGGGACCTCCGCGATGTCGCGGGCCATGTCGTCGAAGCCGGGGTTCTCAGTGCTGGGGGTCGCGTCGCTCATGCCCACACGATAAGGCCAGGCCACCGCCCTCCCGTCCGCGGGCGTCCCGCCGGCCGCCGTGGTGCGGCCGCCGGGGATCGTGCGGTAGTCTGGGAGAACGACCGGCCGGACATGCATGTGCCCGGCCCACAAGTGGAGGCTCCGATCTCCCACCTGGCCGTCCGTGAAGGACGGCGGGTCACCGGTCAGGCGGAGACCATCGTTCCGTACGGACGATGGGCCCGCCCGATAGCCCCGCGGTTCACCGCGGCGGTGTTCCGGTAGTTCCTGGAGCCTCGCCTTGTGTCCCGTCCGGGGCATTTTTGCGGTTCCGGCGCGGTTGGTCTTGACGTTATAAGACGTTACGCGGCTGTCCGCCAGGCGGTCGCGTGGTGCTACTGAGGAGGATCCATCAGCGCCGAGCCCCGCATCAACGACCGGATTCGTGTTCCCGAGGTCCGACTTGTCGGTCCCAGCGGCGAGCAGGTCGGGATTGTTCCGCTTGCCAAGGCCCTGGAACTGGCACAGGAGTACGACCTCGACCTGGTCGAGGTGGCGGCGACAGCCCGTCCGCCCGTGTGCAAGCTCATGGACTACGGCAAGTTCAAGTACGAGTCGGCCATGAAGGCCCGTGAGGCGCGCAAGAACCAGGCGCACACGGTCATCAAGGAGATGAAGCTCCGGCCGAAGATCGACCCGCACGACTACGACACCAAGAAGGGTCACGTCGTCCGGTTCCTCAAGCAGGGTGACAAGGTCAAGATCACGATCATGTTCCGTGGTCGTGAGCAGTCCCGCCCCGAACTGGGCTTCCGACTCCTTCAGCGTCTCGCTGCGGACGTCGAGGACCTGGGCTTCATCGAGTCCAACCCGAAGCAGGACGGCCGGAACATGATCATGGTTCTGGGCCCGCACAAGAAGAAGACCGAAGCCATGGCCGAGGCCCGTGAGGCCCAGGCCGCCCGCAAGGCGGGGCGTCAGAGTTCCTCCGACGCCTCCGAGAGCGCCGAGGCTCCGGCCGACACACCTTCCGAGGCGTGACCTTCGGGGGCCGCCACCCAGGCGCCCCCGGGTCATCCCGGAACCCATAGAGATCTGACGCCCCTGCAGTCCGGTGCTCCGCACCGTGAGGGGCGCCACTGACGAGGAGAGAACGGCGCGATGCCGAAGAACAAGACGCACAGCGGTGCCAGCAAGCGCTTCAAGATCACCGGCTCCGGCAAGGTGCTCCGCGAGAGGGCCGGCAAGCGCCACCTGCTCGAGCACAAGTCGTCCAAGAAGACCCGCTCGCTGACCGGCACGGTCGTCGTGGCTCCGGCCGACGCCAAGAAGATCAAGAAGCTTCTCGGCAAGTGAGGCCCGGCCTCCGGCTCACCCCGGAGGCGCGACCTCGATCAGACCGGGACCGATTCGTTTCCGGGCCGTGTGAAGACACCCACGGCCCCGCTACAAGGAGTTAACAAGTGGCACGCGTCAAGCGGGCAGTCAACGCCCACAAGAAGCGCCGGGCGATTCTCGAGCAGGCCAGCGGTTACCGCGGTCAGCGTTCGCGCCTGTACCGCAAGGCCAAGGAGCAGGTCACCCACTCCCTGGTCTACAACTACAACGACCGCAAGAAGCGCAAGGGCGACTTCCGTCAGCTGTGGATCCAGCGCATCAACGCCGCTGCCCGCCAGAACGGCATGACGTACAACCGCCTCATCCAGGGTCTGAAGGCCGCCAACATCGAGGTGGACCGCAAGATCCTGGCCGAGCTCGCGGTCAACGACGCCAACGCGTTCGCCGCCCTCGTCGAGGTCGCCCAGAAGGCCCTCCCGAGCGACGTCAACGCCCCGAAGGCCGCCTGATCCAGGCACCCCCTTCCAGGTAGGTACGTGAACCGGACCCGCAGGCGCACGCCGTCTGCGGGTCCGGTGCGTTGCCCCCGCGCAGGGCCTTCCGTCCGGACCGCGGCCGGGACCACGCCGCGATCCGCCGGACACCCTCCGAACCCACCCCGCCACAGCCGTACGCAGAGAGGCTCGCCGCCGACCATGGGCACCCCCGAACTGATCTCCCCGCGCTCCCCGCGCGTCGCCGCCGCCCGCCGGCTGGCCCGCCGCAACTTCCGGGGCAAGGAGCGCAGGTTCATCGCCGAGGGGCCCCAGGCCGTGCGCGAGGCCGCCGCCCACCGGGGCGGCGACGGTGAGCCGACCCTCATCGAACTCTTCGCCACCCCCGAGGCCGCCGACCGGTACGCCGACATCGTCGAGGCCGCCCACACGGCGGGCGCCCGGGTCCACCTCGCCGACGCCGACGTCCTCGCCGACGTCTCCCAGACCGTCACCCCGCAGGGCCTCATCGGCGTCTGCCGCTTCCTGGACTCCCCCTTCCAGGAGATCCTGGACGCCCGGCCCACCCTGGTGGCCGTTCTGGCCAACGTCCGCGACCCCGGGAACGCCGGTACGGTCCTGCGCTGCGCGGACGCCGCGGGCGCGGACGCGGTGATCCTCACCGACGCCTCCGTGGACCTCTACAACCCCAAGTCCGTACGGGCCTCGGTCGGTTCGCTCTTCCACCTCCCCGTCGCCGTCGGCGTCCCCGTCGACCAGGCCGTCCAGGGCCTGCGCGACACCGGGGTGCGGATCCTCGCCGCCGACGGGGCCGGGACCGACGATCTGGACGACGAGCTGGACGCGGGCACCATGGGCGGCCCCACCGCCTGGGTCTTCGGCAACGAAGCCTGGGGGCTTCCCGAGGAGACCCGGGCGCTCGCCGACGCCGTCGTCCGCGTCCCCATCCACGGCAAGGCGGAGAGCCTCAACCTCGCCACCGCGGCCGCCGTCTGCCTCTACGCCTCCGCCCGCGCGCAGCGTCCGCGGCGCGCCCCCGGCGCGTAGCGCGAGCGCCGTCCTCACGGCCCGTCAGCACCCGGTCCCGGCCAATCCCGCGCCCCCTTCCACCGGCGCACTCCCCTCCGCGCCCCCACAGGGTGTCGCCGGTTCGCCGACGGCTAGTAGGGTGACGAACTCGGGGGCCCACTGCACCTGTTCGAGAGGTGGGGATACGGGAAGATGGCTGTCGGCATGAGCTCGCCGCGACCGGCGCGCACCACCGCCGTGCGCACCGCGGCCGAGGCGCCGGCCGGTCCTGGGGCCGGTCCGGACGGCCTCGTCGGCGGCCTCGACCCGGACGACCTTCCCGACGGTCTCGTCGTCGCCGACGAGCGCGGACACGTCGTCTGCTTCAACACCGCCGCCGCCCGGATCACCGCCACCTCCCGCGCCGACGCGATCGGCCGTCCACTGGACGCCGTCCTTCCGCTGGAGGACCTCAAGGGGAAGCGCTGGTGGCCGCTGACCGATCCGTACGGCGGTCTCGCCACCCGCAACGGCCAGCCGGAGCGCAATCTGCTGCTGCCCGGCGGCCGTGAGGTGCTGGTCTCCGCCCGCTACGTCCGCGAGCACCCGACCGGTTCGGTCCGCCGGGTCGTGGTCTGCCTGCGGGGGACCGAGGCCCGTCGGCGTACCGAACGCAGCCACGCCGAGCTGATCGCCACCGTCGCCCACGAGCTGCGCTCCCCGCTGACCTCCGTCAAAGGGTTCACCGCCACGCTGCTCGCCAAGTGGGAGCGGTTCACAGACGACCAGAAGCGGCTCATGCTGGAGACCGTCGACGCCGACGCCGGCCGGGTCACCCGGCTCATCGCCGAACTGCTAGACATCTCCCGCATCGACTCCGGACGCCTGGAGCTGCGCCGCCAGCCCGTCGACATCTCCGCCGCCGTGGCCCGGCACATCCAGGCGCTCATCACCGGCGGACAGGCCGCCGAGCGCTTCCTCGTCCGCACCCGCGGACCGCTGCCCGACCTGTGGGCCGACCCGGACAAGGTCGACCAGGTCCTCGGCAACCTCCTGGAAAACGCGGTGCGCCACGGCGAGGGAACCGTCACCATTGAGATCGCCCCGGCACCCGCGCCGGGCGCCGACGACGAGACGGGAACGGCTGTCACCGTGAGCGACGAAGGCCCCGGCATCCCCGAGGAGTCGATGAGCCGCGTCTTCACCCGTTTCTGGCGGGGCAGCAAGCGCGGCGGCACGGGCCTGGGCCTCTACATCGTCAAGGGCATCGTCGAGGCCCACGGCGGCACCATCACCGTCGACCGGGGGCCCGGCGGCGGAGCCGAGTTCCGATTTATTCTGCCCGTGAGCATGCCCGCCTACCTGGCGTGAGCGGCCCACGGGCGCCCCGACCGTCCTGCGGCCTTTAGACTCGACCTTTGGCACCTTTGCGTCCTCCAGTCGTCGAGCGGGGTCGCGCCATCAGCCAATCGGAAGCACGGGAAGAGATGTCGGCACCGAACAAGTCGTACGACCCAGTCGAGGTCGAGGCACTGAAACCGGAAGAGATCGAGCGCCTGCGGGACGAGGCGTTCGCCGCCTTCGCCGCCGCCGGTGACCTCGACGCGCTCGCCCAGGCGAAGACCGCGCACACCGGAGGTACCTCGCCGCTGTCCCTCGCCAACCGCGAGATCGGCGCCCTGCCCCCGCAGGCCAAGGCCGAGGCGGGCAAGCGCGTGGGCCGGGCCCGCGGCGCCGTCTCCAAGGCACTGGCCGCCCGCCAGGCCGAGCTGGAGGCCGAGCGCGACGCCCGGGTGCTCGTCGAGGAGGCCGTGGACGTCACGCTGCCCTACGACCGCACCCCGGCCGGCGCCCGCCACCCGCTGACGACGATCATGGAGCGCGTCGCGGACGTCTTCGTGGCCATGGGCTACGAGATCGCCGAGGGCCCCGAGGTCGAGGCGGAGTGGTTCAACTTCGACGCCCTGAACTTCGTGCCCGACCACCCGGCGCGCCAGATGCAGGACACCTTCTTCGTCCAGGGCACCACGCCCGACGGCAAGGCCACCGAGGGTGACGAGTCCGGCGTCGTGCTGCGAACGCACACCTCCCCGGTCCAGGCCCGCTCGCTCCTGGAGCGCAAGCCCCCCGTCTACGTGGTCTGCCCCGGCCGGGTCTACCGCACCGACGAGCTGGACGCCACGCACACCCCGGTCTTCCACCAGATCGAGCTGCTCGCCGTCGACGAGGGCCTGACCATGGCCGACCTCAAGGGCACCCTCGACCACATGGTCCAGGCGCTCTTCGGGCCGGACATGAAGACCCGGCTGCGGCCGAACTTCTTCCCGTTCACCGAGCCGTCCGCCGAGATGGACATGGTCTGCTACGTCTGCCGCGGCGAGTCCGTCGGCAACCCCGACCGCCCCTGCCGCACCTGCGGCAGCGAGGGCTGGATCGAGCTGGGCGGCTGCGGCATGGTCAACCCCAGGGTGCTCACCGCCTGCGGTGTGGACCCCCAGAAGTACAGCGGATTCGCCTTCGGGTTCGGCATCGAACGGATGCTGATGTTCCGCCACAACGTCGAAGACATGCGAGACATGGTCGAGGGTGACGTCCGGTTCACCCGGCCGTTCGGGATGGAGATCTGATGCGCGTCCCGCTTTCCTGGCTGCGGGAGTACGTCGACCTGCCGGAGACGGAGACCGGCCGTGACGTACAGGCCAAGCTCGTCTCCGTCGGCCTGGAGGTCGAGACCGTCGAGCAGATCGGCGCGGGCCTCAAGGGCCCCCTGGTCGTCGGACAGGTCCTGACCATCGAGGAGCTGGAGGGGTTCAAGAAGCCCATCCGCTTCTGCACCGTCGACGTCGGCACCGCCAACGGCACCGGCGAGCCGCAGGAGATCGTCTGCGGCGCCCGTAACTTCTCCGTCGGCGACAAGGTCGTCGTGGTCCTCCCGGGCGCGGTCCTGCCCGGCGACTTCGCGATCGCCGCCCGCAAGACGTACGGCAAGACCTCGCACGGCATGATCTGCTCCACCGACGAGCTCGGCATGGGCGACGACGGCACACACGGCATCATCGTGCTGCCGCCGGAGCACGAGGCCGGCACCGACGCGATCGAGCTGCTCCAGCTCGTCGACGAGGTCCTCGACATCGCCGTCACCCCGGACCGGGGCTACTGCCTGTCCCTGCGCGGGGTCGCCCGCGAGACCGCGACGGCCTACGGGCTGCCGCTGCGCGACCCGGCGCTGCTGGACGTGCCCGCGCCGAACGCGTACGGCTACCCGGTCCAGATCAGCGACCCGATCGGCTGCGACCGCTTCACCGCGCGCACCGTCACCGGCCTCCAGCCCGAGGCCCGCTCCCCGATCTGGATGCAGCGCCGCCTCCAGAAGGCCGGGATGCGCCCGATCTCGCTGGCCGTCGACGTCACCAACTACGTGATGCTGGAGCTCGGCCAGCCGCTGCACGCCTACGACCGCAACCGGGTCGACGGGCCGATCGGCGTGCGCCGCGCCACCCAGGGCGAGAAGCTCACCACGCTGGACGGCACCGTCCGCGTGCTGGACGCCGAGGACCTGGTCATCACCGACAACCGCGGCCCCATCGGGCTCGCGGGCGTCATGGGCGGCGCCAACACCGAGATTGCCGACGCGGACGGCGAGCACGCCCTCACCACCGAGGTCGTCATCGAGGCCGCGCACTTCGACGCGATCTCGATCGCCCGCACCGCGCGCCGCCACAAGCTGTCCTCCGAGGCGTCCAAGCGCTTCGAGCGCGGCGTCGACCCGGAGGCCGCCGCAGCAGCGGCGCAGCGCACGGTGGACCTGCTGGTCCTCCTCGCGGGCGGCACCGCCGAGGCCGGGGTCACCGAGATCACCTCGCCGCACGCGCCGCGCACCATCGCGATGCCGGCGAACCACCCGGACCAGGTGGCCGGTGTGGCGTACGGCCGTGAGACCGTCGTCCGCCGCCTCCAGCAGGTCGGCTGCGACGTCTACGGGCAGGACGAGCTGATCGTCACCGTCCCGTCCTGGCGGCCCGACCTGAACGAGCCGAACGACCTCGCCGAAGAGGTCATCCGGCTGGAGGGCTACGAGAACCTGCCCTCCACGCTGCCCATGCCCCCCTCCGGGCGGGGTCTCACCGACCGGCAGCGGCTGCACCGCCGCATCGGCCGGGTGCTGGCCGGAGCCGGTTACGTCGAGGCGCTCAGCTACCCGTTCATCGGCGACGCGGTCCTCGACCAGCTCGGCCTGGAGGCGGACGACGCCCGCCGCCGCACGGTCAAGCTGGTCAACCCGCTCTCCGACGAGGAGCCGGCGCTGCGCACCACGCTGCTGCCGGGCCTCCTCGGCGCACTGCGCCGCAACGACGGCCGTGGCAGCCACGACCTGGCGCTCTTCGAGACGGGCCTGGTCTTCCTTCCCCAAGCTCTCAGCTCCGTTCGAGCAGGGGAGGCCCCAGCCACGGGTCAGGAGACGCAGGCGGTCCGGCTGCCCGTCGACCGCCGCCCCACCGACGAGGAGATCGCCGGACTGGACGCGGCCCTGCCGCGTCAGCCGCGCCGCGCCGCCGTCGTCCTCGCGGGCGCCCGCGAGCAGGCCGGCTGGTGGGGCAAGGGCACCCCGGCGACCTGGGCGGACGCCGTCGAGGCGGCCCGCCTGATCGCCGCGGAGGCCGGTGTCGAGGTCATCGTCCGCGCCGACCAGCACGCCCCGTGGCACCCGGGCCGCTGCGCCGCGCTGTACGTCAACGTGAACGGCGAGGAGACCCTCTTCGGACACGCGGGCGAACTGCACCCGCGGGTGATCAAGGCGCTCCACCTGCCCGAGCGGACCTGCGCCGCCGAGGTGGAGCTGGACGTCCTGGAGAAGGCCGTCGACGGCGCGCTCCAGGCGCCCCGGATCTCCACCTTCCCGGTGGCGACCCAGGACGTCGCGCTCGTCGTCGCCGGGGATGTCCCGGCCGCCGACGTGGAGGCGGCACTGCGCGAGGGCGCCGGTGAGCTGCTCGAATCGCTGCGCCTGTTCGACGTCTTCACCGGCGAGCAGATCGGCGGGGGCAACAAGTCCCTGGCGTACGCGCTGCGCTTCCGCGCCGCCGACCGCACGCTGACCGTCGAGGAGGCCTCGGCCGCCCGCGACAGCGCGGTGGCCCTGGCCGCCGAGCGTACGGGCGCGGTGCTGCGCGGGGCGTGACCCGCAGGCGCCGCGGCGTCGAGAAGGGGCGTGTCCGGCCACCGGACACGCCCCTTCTTCCTGTCCCGCCGGGCGGCGGGGGACCGCACGCGGACCTCGGCGCGGGAACCGGGAGGAAGCGCGGTTCCGTGCCGCCGTTTCCGCAGCCACCCTCCTTCGTCGTCGGTCAGTGGGCCGTGCGGTCCGTGCGCCGCCCGCACCGCCTCGGAGTGTCGGGCAGGTAGCGGTGCGGACGGCGCGGGTGCGGGTCGTGGGCCGTTACGAGGGGGAGCCGACGACCCGGCCGCCTCTTGCGAGGGAGTTCATTCAACCGAGCCCCGGACCCGCGCGGCAGAGCGCACAGCAGGAGGGTTCGGGCATTCCGTTCACACCCCGTGTGAATCGTGCTCCACTAGGCTCATCGCGACACGCACCTGGGGGGACGATGGAGCCCAATGTCCTGCTCGAAGCCTTGATCGAGGAGTCCGGTGTCTCCCGGGCGGGCCTCGCCGGTCACGTCAACCGGGAGGGCCGGGCCCGCGGGCTGAACCTGCGGTACGAACACACCGCCGTGTCCCGCTGGCTCAAGGGCCAGCGCCCGCGCGGCCAGGTGCCGGACCTCATCTGCGAGGTGCTGGCCGGACGGCTGGGCAGGCCCGTCGGGCTCGACGACATCGGGATGGGCACCTCGGCCGCGTCCGCGGGGGCCGACACCGGCACCGGCACCGCGAGTGCCTCCCTCTGCGGCTTCGTCGAGCGGGCCACCGCGCTCTGGCGCTCCGACGAACAGCAGCGCCCGCATCTGGCCGCCGTCCCCGCCGTCACGGGGACGTCGGCGGTGATGCCGGTCTGGGAGTGGGAGAACCCGCCGGAGGACACCGACGTCTCCCGTCCCGGTCCCGGCCGGGTGAGCCCCGCCGACATAGCGATGCTGAAGGCGGCCCGGGACCACTACGAGCAGATGTACCGCAAGACGGGCGGCATCGCGACCAGGTCCCGGATCGTCCGCTTCCTCAACGCGGAGGCCGCCCCGCTGCTGCGCGGCGGCCACAGCGACGCGCTCGGCCGGAGGCTGCACCGGGCGACGGCGGGACTGGTGGCGGTGGCGGGCATCTGCGCCTACG is a genomic window of Streptomyces sp. YPW6 containing:
- a CDS encoding MIP family channel protein, whose amino-acid sequence is MQKRIVASEFLGTLLLVFFAVGSAVVAVEYLGTVGIALTFGFTLLALAYALGPISGCHVNPAVTLGMYMAGRIDIRSAAERWVAQFLGAIVGSALLFLLAKQIPGLETSGEFGTNGYGDRSAVGINIGGAFLAEVVLTFLLVYVVLAVTHKVAVTGFDGLPIGLALAAIHLVGIPLTGTSVNPARSFGPALFAGGAALSQLWLFIVAPLVGGAIAAYAHRLTHPFPNVLPEETEDAI
- a CDS encoding DUF1844 domain-containing protein — translated: MSDATPSTENPGFDDMARDIAEVPAVEVIVTVAVNLMSAAAVKLGLTEEGEQHMDLDEARKLVQALAGLLDASATEISTFHASPLRDGLKSLQLAFREASLVPDEPGHGPGEKYTGPVYG
- the infC gene encoding translation initiation factor IF-3, encoding MSAEPRINDRIRVPEVRLVGPSGEQVGIVPLAKALELAQEYDLDLVEVAATARPPVCKLMDYGKFKYESAMKAREARKNQAHTVIKEMKLRPKIDPHDYDTKKGHVVRFLKQGDKVKITIMFRGREQSRPELGFRLLQRLAADVEDLGFIESNPKQDGRNMIMVLGPHKKKTEAMAEAREAQAARKAGRQSSSDASESAEAPADTPSEA
- the rpmI gene encoding 50S ribosomal protein L35 codes for the protein MPKNKTHSGASKRFKITGSGKVLRERAGKRHLLEHKSSKKTRSLTGTVVVAPADAKKIKKLLGK
- the rplT gene encoding 50S ribosomal protein L20 yields the protein MARVKRAVNAHKKRRAILEQASGYRGQRSRLYRKAKEQVTHSLVYNYNDRKKRKGDFRQLWIQRINAAARQNGMTYNRLIQGLKAANIEVDRKILAELAVNDANAFAALVEVAQKALPSDVNAPKAA
- a CDS encoding RNA methyltransferase, translating into MGTPELISPRSPRVAAARRLARRNFRGKERRFIAEGPQAVREAAAHRGGDGEPTLIELFATPEAADRYADIVEAAHTAGARVHLADADVLADVSQTVTPQGLIGVCRFLDSPFQEILDARPTLVAVLANVRDPGNAGTVLRCADAAGADAVILTDASVDLYNPKSVRASVGSLFHLPVAVGVPVDQAVQGLRDTGVRILAADGAGTDDLDDELDAGTMGGPTAWVFGNEAWGLPEETRALADAVVRVPIHGKAESLNLATAAAVCLYASARAQRPRRAPGA
- a CDS encoding ATP-binding protein; the protein is MAVGMSSPRPARTTAVRTAAEAPAGPGAGPDGLVGGLDPDDLPDGLVVADERGHVVCFNTAAARITATSRADAIGRPLDAVLPLEDLKGKRWWPLTDPYGGLATRNGQPERNLLLPGGREVLVSARYVREHPTGSVRRVVVCLRGTEARRRTERSHAELIATVAHELRSPLTSVKGFTATLLAKWERFTDDQKRLMLETVDADAGRVTRLIAELLDISRIDSGRLELRRQPVDISAAVARHIQALITGGQAAERFLVRTRGPLPDLWADPDKVDQVLGNLLENAVRHGEGTVTIEIAPAPAPGADDETGTAVTVSDEGPGIPEESMSRVFTRFWRGSKRGGTGLGLYIVKGIVEAHGGTITVDRGPGGGAEFRFILPVSMPAYLA
- the pheS gene encoding phenylalanine--tRNA ligase subunit alpha, which produces MSAPNKSYDPVEVEALKPEEIERLRDEAFAAFAAAGDLDALAQAKTAHTGGTSPLSLANREIGALPPQAKAEAGKRVGRARGAVSKALAARQAELEAERDARVLVEEAVDVTLPYDRTPAGARHPLTTIMERVADVFVAMGYEIAEGPEVEAEWFNFDALNFVPDHPARQMQDTFFVQGTTPDGKATEGDESGVVLRTHTSPVQARSLLERKPPVYVVCPGRVYRTDELDATHTPVFHQIELLAVDEGLTMADLKGTLDHMVQALFGPDMKTRLRPNFFPFTEPSAEMDMVCYVCRGESVGNPDRPCRTCGSEGWIELGGCGMVNPRVLTACGVDPQKYSGFAFGFGIERMLMFRHNVEDMRDMVEGDVRFTRPFGMEI
- the pheT gene encoding phenylalanine--tRNA ligase subunit beta; translated protein: MRVPLSWLREYVDLPETETGRDVQAKLVSVGLEVETVEQIGAGLKGPLVVGQVLTIEELEGFKKPIRFCTVDVGTANGTGEPQEIVCGARNFSVGDKVVVVLPGAVLPGDFAIAARKTYGKTSHGMICSTDELGMGDDGTHGIIVLPPEHEAGTDAIELLQLVDEVLDIAVTPDRGYCLSLRGVARETATAYGLPLRDPALLDVPAPNAYGYPVQISDPIGCDRFTARTVTGLQPEARSPIWMQRRLQKAGMRPISLAVDVTNYVMLELGQPLHAYDRNRVDGPIGVRRATQGEKLTTLDGTVRVLDAEDLVITDNRGPIGLAGVMGGANTEIADADGEHALTTEVVIEAAHFDAISIARTARRHKLSSEASKRFERGVDPEAAAAAAQRTVDLLVLLAGGTAEAGVTEITSPHAPRTIAMPANHPDQVAGVAYGRETVVRRLQQVGCDVYGQDELIVTVPSWRPDLNEPNDLAEEVIRLEGYENLPSTLPMPPSGRGLTDRQRLHRRIGRVLAGAGYVEALSYPFIGDAVLDQLGLEADDARRRTVKLVNPLSDEEPALRTTLLPGLLGALRRNDGRGSHDLALFETGLVFLPQALSSVRAGEAPATGQETQAVRLPVDRRPTDEEIAGLDAALPRQPRRAAVVLAGAREQAGWWGKGTPATWADAVEAARLIAAEAGVEVIVRADQHAPWHPGRCAALYVNVNGEETLFGHAGELHPRVIKALHLPERTCAAEVELDVLEKAVDGALQAPRISTFPVATQDVALVVAGDVPAADVEAALREGAGELLESLRLFDVFTGEQIGGGNKSLAYALRFRAADRTLTVEEASAARDSAVALAAERTGAVLRGA
- a CDS encoding transcriptional regulator is translated as MEPNVLLEALIEESGVSRAGLAGHVNREGRARGLNLRYEHTAVSRWLKGQRPRGQVPDLICEVLAGRLGRPVGLDDIGMGTSAASAGADTGTGTASASLCGFVERATALWRSDEQQRPHLAAVPAVTGTSAVMPVWEWENPPEDTDVSRPGPGRVSPADIAMLKAARDHYEQMYRKTGGIATRSRIVRFLNAEAAPLLRGGHSDALGRRLHRATAGLVAVAGICAYDSDAHGLAQRYFHQALRLAKSSGDRGLGGYVIALLVTQSLFLGDHRRSIAFAEAALRAAGGHITPALAADLHAMQAKAYARLGDAASARACIGRAEAQAGRIHSGREPDETGYVQPGLVDVQVAEALIGLGDLPAAREHAASAVRAPAHDRGRVHRLAMLSHIELLQGEADRAAGTAAEMAVRARGMESQRLRDRLRQVRRELAASGCADAVGTAGLIDEALRVPL